From Lagopus muta isolate bLagMut1 chromosome 12, bLagMut1 primary, whole genome shotgun sequence, one genomic window encodes:
- the IRX3 gene encoding iroquois-class homeodomain protein IRX-3 has translation MSFPQLGYQYIRPLYPAERPGSGGSRGGAELAPSGTLSNVLSSMYGAPYAAAAAAQGYGAFLPYAAELPIFPQLGAQYELKESPGVQHAAFPHHHPAFYPYGQYQFGDPSRPKNATRESTSTLKAWLNEHRKNPYPTKGEKIMLAIITKMTLTQVSTWFANARRRLKKENKMTWAPRSRTDEEGNSYGSDHEGEEDKREDEEEIDLENIDTENIESAKDELEDELQDADLLHSDSKTDSEGSEGFEDLPGSEERYLGPAAAAAAEPLRLRHHHLRHHRHHRRPPCELPSAGPEPPPPAPPPPPPPHLSPPSSASSSAASSPTDAASAGTVPKPKIWSLAETATSPDNPRKSPGSPPAAAPQPLPLPPPPPHRLVSSCPLGKFPNWTNRAFPAASPHHHAAPHPLALLNTPHLLGLGAAPAAAAFPRPAEQAPSAEPPGADRSSALEVEKKLIKTAFQPVQRRPQNQLDAAMVLSALSSS, from the exons ATGTCGTTCCCGCAGCTGGGCTACCAGTACATCAGGCCGCTGTACCCCGCCGAGCGCCCGGGCAGCGGCGGCTCCCGAGGCGGCGCGGAGCTGGCCCCGTCCGGGACCCTCTCCAACGTGCTCTCCTCCATGTACGGCGCGCCCtacgccgccgccgccgccgctcagGGCTACGGAGCCTTCCTGCCCTACGCCGCCGAACTGCCCATCTTCCCGCAGCTG GGCGCGCAGTACGAGCTGAAGGAGAGCCCCGGGGTGCAGCACGCCGCCTTCCCGCACCACCACCCCGCTTTCTACCCCTACGGGCAGTACCAGTTCGGGGATCCGTCGCGGCCCAAGAACGCCACCCGCGAGAGCACCAGCACGCTCAAGGCCTGGCTCAACGAGCACCGCAAGAACCCGTACCCCACCAAAGGCGAGAAGATCATGCTGGCCATCATCACCAAGATGACTCTCACCCAGGTCTCCACCTGGTTCGCCAACGCGCGGCGGCGGCTCAAGAAGGAGAACAAGATGACCTGGGCCCCCCGCAGCAGGACGGACGAGGAGGGCAACTCCTACGGCAGCGACCACGAGGGGGAAGAGGACAAGAGGGAGGACGAGGAGGAGATCGACCTGGAGAACATCGACACCGAGAACATCGAGAGCGCCAAGGACGAGCTGGAGGACGAGCTGCAGGACGCGGACCTGCTGCACTCCGACTCCAAGACGGACTCGGAGGGCTCCGAGGGCTTCGAGGACCTGCCCGGCTCCGAGGAGCGCTACCTCGGCCCGGCCGCCGCAGCCGCCGCGGAGCCGCTCCGCCTCCGCCACCACCACCTCCGCCACCACCGCCACCACCGCCGGCCGCCCTGCGAGCTGCCCTCCGCCGGCcccgagccgccgccgcccgccccgccgccgccgccgccgccgcaccTTTCGCCCCCCTCCTCCGCCTCCTCGTCGGCCGCCTCCTCCCCGACGGACGCCGCTTCGGCCGGCACCGTGCCGAAGCCCAAGATCTGGTCGCTGGCCGAGACGGCCACCAGCCCGGACAACCCCCGCAAGTCTCCCGGCTCCCCGCCGGCGGCCGCCCCCCAGCCGCTGCCGCtgccccccccgccgccccacAGACTCGTCTCCTCCTGCCCGCTGGGCAAGTTCCCCAACTGGACCAACCGCGCCTTCCCGGCCGCCTCCCCGCACCACCACGCGGCCCCGCACCCGCTGGCCTTACTGAACACTCCGCacctgctggggctgggggccgcccccgccgccgccgccttccCGCGGCCCGCGGAGCAGGCGCCGAGCGCGGAGCCCCCCGGAGCAG aTCGATCTAGTGCCTTGGAAGTAGAGAAAAAGTTAATAAAGACAGCTTTCCAGCCAGTGCAGAGGCG GCCCCAGAACCAGCTCGATGCCGCCATGGTTCTATCGGCGCTGTCATCGTCTTAG